A region of Lathamus discolor isolate bLatDis1 chromosome 14, bLatDis1.hap1, whole genome shotgun sequence DNA encodes the following proteins:
- the LOC136021980 gene encoding vitamin K epoxide reductase complex subunit 1-like, giving the protein MAARAALCVPGAALSLYALHVERARAQGPGYCARWDLAEAVSCTRVIASRWGHGLGLVEPLLGRDSAASVPSGAVGVVFCLLQGVLGPMRGRGASAVLLASALASALASLWLAAILAFALHDLCPVCLSTYGLNLLLLRLNLRRWRQRPQTH; this is encoded by the coding sequence ATGGCGGCGCGCGCGGCGCTCTGCGTGCCCGGGGCGGCGCTCTCCCTGTACGCGCTCCATGTGGAGCGGGCGCGCGCGCAGGGCCCCGGGTACTGCGCACGCTGGGACCTGGCCGAGGCGGTGTCGTGCACGCGCGTGATCGCGTCCCGGTGGGGGCATGgcctggggctggtggagccACTGCTGGGCCGGGACAGCGCCGCCAGCGTCCCCAGTGGGGCCGTGGGGGTCGTGTTCTGCCTCCTGCAAGGGGTTCTGGGGCCCATGCGTGGCCGCGGGGCCTCTGCGGTGCTGCTGGCGTCGGCGCTGGCGTCGGCGCTGGCGTCGCTGTGGCTGGCGGCCATCTTGGCCTTCGCCCTGCACGACCTCTGCCCCGTCTGCCTCAGCACCTACGGCCTcaacctgctcctgctgcgCCTCAACCTGCGCCGCTGGCGCCAGCGCCCCCAAACCCACTGA